In one Parageobacillus genomosp. 1 genomic region, the following are encoded:
- a CDS encoding aminotransferase A: MEHLIHSRVKNIEISGIRKFFNMVADHPDLISLTIGQPDFPTPEHVKEAGKEAITANFTTYTHNAGFLELRQAACRFVSEKYGLQYEPDEVIATVGASQALDITFRTILEEGTEVILPGPVYPGYEPLIQLCGAKPVYVDTRANGFRLSAELIAPYLNERTRCIVLPYPSNPTGVTLSEQALREIAELVKGQPIWIVSDEIYSELVYDGKHHSIAKWLREQTIVINGLSKSHSMTGWRIGFVFAPSFVTKHMIKVHQYSVSCTSSVSQKAALVALTAGKNDAEAMRNQYKQRMEYTYDRLVRMGLQVEKPDGAFYLFPSIAPFGLSSFDFALDVVHKAGVALVPGSAFSKYGEGHVRLSYAYSFDVLKEALNRLERYIKEKQWAR; the protein is encoded by the coding sequence GTGGAACATTTGATTCATTCTCGTGTCAAAAATATTGAAATATCCGGAATCCGCAAATTTTTTAACATGGTGGCAGACCATCCTGATTTAATTTCATTAACGATTGGACAGCCGGATTTTCCGACACCCGAGCACGTCAAAGAAGCAGGGAAAGAAGCGATTACCGCCAATTTTACCACTTACACCCATAATGCCGGCTTTCTCGAACTGCGGCAGGCAGCGTGCCGCTTCGTTAGTGAAAAATACGGATTACAATATGAGCCCGATGAAGTGATCGCCACCGTTGGTGCAAGCCAAGCGCTTGACATTACCTTTCGCACGATTTTGGAAGAGGGAACGGAAGTGATTTTGCCTGGTCCCGTCTATCCAGGGTATGAGCCGCTCATTCAATTATGCGGGGCAAAGCCAGTATATGTCGATACGCGCGCCAATGGATTCCGCTTATCAGCGGAGTTAATCGCTCCTTACTTGAATGAGCGGACACGCTGTATCGTACTCCCATACCCTTCAAACCCGACGGGAGTGACTTTATCGGAACAAGCGCTGCGGGAAATCGCTGAACTAGTAAAGGGGCAGCCAATCTGGATTGTTTCCGATGAAATTTATAGCGAGCTTGTTTATGATGGCAAACACCATTCCATCGCCAAATGGCTACGCGAACAAACGATTGTGATCAATGGGTTGAGCAAATCTCACTCGATGACAGGCTGGCGCATCGGGTTCGTATTCGCTCCCTCCTTTGTGACGAAACATATGATTAAAGTGCACCAATATAGCGTTTCCTGCACCTCTTCAGTGTCGCAAAAGGCGGCGCTGGTCGCTTTAACGGCGGGAAAAAATGACGCGGAGGCGATGCGCAACCAATATAAACAGCGGATGGAATATACGTACGACCGCCTTGTCCGCATGGGACTTCAAGTGGAAAAGCCTGACGGCGCCTTTTACTTATTTCCATCGATCGCTCCGTTCGGCTTATCCTCTTTTGATTTTGCCCTTGATGTGGTCCATAAAGCCGGCGTCGCACTCGTTCCCGGTAGCGCTTTTTCCAAATATGGCGAAGGACATGTGCGCCTTTCGTACGCGTATTCCTTTGATGTGCTGAAAGAAGCTCTCAACCGTTTAGAGCGATACATAAAGGAAAAACAGTGGGCGCGATAA
- a CDS encoding phosphotransferase family protein, with protein MTAIIPVRKGEELPVEKLTDFLRKTLPDFPEGTLQVRQFSAGRSNLTYLLSCGEWEAVLRRPPFGPVPPKAHDMKRESTWLTEIHPLFPLAPKPLLFCEDESIIGSPFFVMERRRGIVLDTEFPAHIAPTEELCRKISETMVDTLVQVHQLDYTKTRLVEMVKPEGFMERQVHGWIQRYERAKTDEIKEVEALTKWLVGHIPENSEATIIHYDYKLNNALFAEDDVTQMVGLFDWEMSTVGDPLADLAVAMSYWIEKDDPPLLKNGFGRTPVTVYPGFYTREEFIRAYAEKSGRDISDMHFYLTFAYFKLAVICQQIYYRYRRGQTNDERFRDFGKFVQSLVQHAWQLAMR; from the coding sequence ATGACGGCGATCATTCCTGTACGTAAAGGAGAAGAACTGCCCGTTGAAAAACTGACCGATTTTTTAAGAAAAACACTACCGGATTTCCCGGAAGGAACGCTGCAAGTCAGACAATTTTCTGCCGGACGTTCCAATTTAACGTATTTGCTGTCATGCGGAGAGTGGGAAGCCGTTTTGCGGCGGCCGCCGTTTGGCCCCGTTCCGCCGAAAGCGCATGATATGAAGCGGGAAAGCACATGGTTGACGGAAATTCATCCACTTTTTCCGCTGGCGCCGAAACCGTTATTATTTTGCGAGGATGAATCGATTATTGGCAGTCCATTTTTTGTGATGGAGCGGCGCCGTGGCATCGTGCTAGATACGGAGTTCCCGGCACACATCGCCCCGACAGAAGAATTATGCCGGAAAATCTCGGAAACGATGGTTGACACGCTCGTACAAGTACATCAGCTTGATTATACAAAAACGCGTCTTGTCGAGATGGTAAAGCCGGAAGGATTTATGGAGCGGCAAGTCCACGGCTGGATTCAACGCTATGAGCGGGCGAAAACGGATGAGATTAAAGAAGTGGAAGCGCTGACGAAATGGCTTGTGGGTCATATTCCGGAAAACAGCGAAGCGACGATTATCCACTATGATTATAAATTAAACAACGCACTGTTTGCCGAAGATGATGTCACACAAATGGTCGGTTTGTTTGACTGGGAAATGTCGACCGTCGGCGATCCGCTTGCTGATCTGGCCGTAGCGATGAGCTACTGGATTGAAAAGGACGATCCGCCACTGTTGAAAAACGGATTTGGCAGAACGCCGGTTACTGTTTATCCTGGCTTTTATACGCGCGAGGAATTTATTCGGGCATACGCTGAAAAAAGTGGACGGGATATTTCGGATATGCACTTTTATTTAACGTTTGCTTATTTTAAACTCGCTGTCATTTGCCAGCAAATTTATTATCGCTATCGCCGCGGACAGACGAATGACGAACGCTTCCGCGATTTTGGGAAGTTTGTTCAATCACTCGTCCAACACGCATGGCAGTTAGCAATGCGCTGA
- a CDS encoding zinc-binding alcohol dehydrogenase family protein: MKMVQFTEYGGPEVLQVIEVDRPVPTGRRVLIKVEAIGVNYADTARREGRYVVPTPLPFVPGTEVAGVVCEVGEETSTVRVGQRVVALIESGGYAEYASVDERAVIPLPDGLDVQQAVALPVQGLSAYHILKTMGRLEQGETVLIHAAAGGVGTLAVQLAKLFGAGKVIATASTEEKRELARQLGADVAVDYTKESWKDEVMRATDGKGVDVALEMAGGDIFHQTLECLAPFGRLVVYGVASGQFTRMNPARLMGKNLAVIGFFLPQIMRKQTLYQQSLHELLTYVQTGKLTLTIGGVYPLEQAANVHRLLQSRKTHGKLILVP; this comes from the coding sequence ATGAAAATGGTGCAATTTACGGAGTACGGCGGTCCGGAAGTATTGCAGGTGATCGAGGTGGACCGTCCTGTGCCAACGGGGCGGCGCGTATTGATCAAAGTGGAGGCGATTGGCGTAAACTACGCCGATACGGCGCGCCGCGAAGGCCGTTACGTTGTCCCAACTCCGCTTCCGTTTGTGCCGGGAACGGAGGTAGCCGGTGTTGTCTGTGAAGTCGGCGAAGAAACAAGTACTGTACGTGTTGGACAGCGCGTCGTTGCTTTAATCGAATCGGGAGGATATGCGGAATATGCCAGCGTCGATGAGCGCGCTGTCATTCCGCTTCCCGATGGATTGGATGTGCAACAGGCTGTCGCCCTTCCCGTCCAAGGATTAAGTGCTTACCATATTTTAAAAACGATGGGACGCTTAGAACAGGGGGAAACGGTGCTCATCCATGCGGCGGCAGGTGGCGTCGGCACGCTTGCGGTTCAGCTTGCAAAACTTTTTGGCGCTGGCAAAGTGATCGCTACCGCCAGCACCGAGGAAAAACGAGAGCTGGCAAGACAACTTGGCGCTGATGTCGCTGTTGACTACACAAAAGAAAGCTGGAAGGACGAAGTGATGAGGGCGACAGACGGAAAAGGCGTCGATGTGGCGCTCGAGATGGCCGGCGGCGACATTTTTCATCAGACACTGGAATGTCTGGCCCCGTTTGGCCGGCTTGTCGTCTACGGCGTGGCGAGTGGACAGTTTACGCGCATGAACCCGGCGCGGCTGATGGGAAAAAATTTAGCGGTCATCGGCTTCTTTTTGCCGCAAATTATGAGAAAACAAACGTTATATCAGCAAAGTTTGCATGAATTATTAACATATGTACAAACCGGAAAGCTGACATTGACGATTGGCGGCGTCTACCCGCTTGAACAAGCTGCGAACGTGCATCGCTTGCTTCAGTCACGAAAAACGCATGGAAAGCTCATTCTTGTTCCATAG
- a CDS encoding long-chain-fatty-acid--CoA ligase: MNEKKAATLYPEHVSFQFDIPNITLCDILQERAKQYRDNPALTFYDKVITYGELAHAVEKFASSLQQQGVQKGDRVAIMLPNCPQYVIAYYAILRIGAIVTQVNPMLVERELIHLLTDSGAETIVIYDALYPRLQAVRDHTPVKRAIVVSFQPSSSSSLDANDVTFEQFLSQGSGNVQPVPIEPEHDVAVLQYTGGTTGRSKGAMLTHRNILANVMQCAEFFKGTYEFGKERYFTVIPLFHVFAMTSGMNMAIYVGANNILLPRFELKEVLETIKEKQPTVFPGVPTMYVAITNTPGVEQYGINSIKTCNSGSAPMPLELMREFEAKTGATVLEGYGLSEASPVTHCNPPFAERKPGTVGIGMPMTEYKIVDVATGTEELKPGEVGELIIRGPQVMKGYWNMPEETAVALRDGWLYTGDLATVDEDGYVTIVDRKKDMIIAGGYNIYPREIEEVLYEHPAVKEAVAIGVPDVYRGETVKAIIVLKDGKQASEEEIIAHCRKNLAAYKVPRIVEFRSELPKTNVGKILRRALREEALRSK; encoded by the coding sequence ATGAATGAAAAGAAGGCGGCTACATTATATCCAGAGCATGTATCGTTTCAGTTCGATATTCCCAACATCACATTATGTGATATTTTGCAAGAACGGGCCAAGCAATATCGCGACAATCCAGCTTTGACTTTCTATGATAAAGTGATTACGTACGGCGAACTTGCCCATGCGGTGGAGAAGTTTGCCTCGAGCCTGCAGCAGCAAGGCGTCCAAAAAGGCGACCGCGTTGCCATTATGCTGCCAAACTGCCCGCAGTATGTGATCGCTTACTATGCGATTTTGCGCATCGGTGCGATTGTGACGCAAGTAAATCCGATGCTTGTGGAGCGCGAGTTAATCCACTTGCTGACGGATTCCGGAGCGGAAACAATCGTGATTTATGATGCCCTTTACCCACGGCTGCAGGCAGTGCGTGATCATACGCCAGTGAAGCGGGCCATTGTCGTCAGCTTTCAGCCATCATCCTCTAGTTCCCTAGATGCGAACGATGTGACATTTGAACAGTTTCTCTCCCAAGGAAGCGGGAACGTGCAGCCTGTTCCGATTGAGCCAGAGCATGATGTTGCCGTGCTGCAATATACGGGCGGAACGACGGGACGTTCAAAAGGAGCGATGTTAACCCACCGCAATATTTTAGCGAACGTCATGCAATGTGCCGAATTTTTCAAAGGTACTTATGAGTTTGGGAAAGAACGGTATTTTACGGTAATTCCGCTTTTCCATGTGTTTGCGATGACATCGGGAATGAATATGGCGATTTATGTCGGCGCCAACAACATTTTATTGCCGCGTTTTGAACTGAAGGAAGTGTTAGAGACAATTAAAGAGAAACAGCCGACTGTGTTCCCTGGGGTGCCGACAATGTATGTTGCAATTACGAATACGCCAGGGGTAGAGCAATACGGCATCAACAGCATTAAAACGTGCAACAGCGGCAGCGCGCCAATGCCACTCGAGCTAATGCGGGAATTTGAAGCGAAAACCGGCGCGACCGTGTTAGAGGGATACGGTTTGTCGGAGGCATCGCCAGTAACACACTGCAATCCGCCGTTTGCTGAAAGAAAGCCAGGGACGGTTGGAATTGGCATGCCGATGACAGAATATAAAATCGTTGATGTTGCCACGGGAACAGAAGAACTTAAGCCAGGAGAGGTAGGAGAGTTAATTATTCGCGGCCCGCAAGTAATGAAAGGATATTGGAACATGCCAGAAGAAACAGCGGTGGCACTGCGGGATGGATGGCTGTATACGGGTGACTTGGCAACCGTGGATGAAGATGGATATGTAACGATCGTCGATCGGAAAAAAGATATGATTATTGCCGGCGGTTACAATATTTATCCGCGTGAAATCGAAGAAGTGCTTTACGAACACCCGGCAGTAAAAGAAGCGGTAGCGATTGGCGTGCCGGATGTATACCGCGGTGAAACAGTAAAAGCGATTATCGTATTAAAAGACGGCAAACAGGCGAGCGAAGAGGAGATTATCGCGCATTGCCGCAAAAATTTAGCCGCCTACAAAGTGCCGCGCATTGTCGAGTTTCGCTCCGAATTGCCAAAAACAAACGTCGGCAAGATTTTGCGCCGCGCTCTCCGTGAAGAGGCTCTTCGTTCGAAATGA
- a CDS encoding 2-phosphosulfolactate phosphatase yields the protein MAKVHVVFRKEDIDETALTDGKIAVVFDILLATSTITAALSFGAASVIPVRNAEEAREKARLLPNGSYELVGEYEGRTIDGFRPTTPLFLQKFCPGKTIILSTTNGTVAIRKAMHANHLYVGSLLNGPALSEHICRRHVSETIVAICSGSSGRFCLEDFYGAGYFISCLLQNGVSARDLSDSAMAAWLFYEKYKTENEGKTVLASSRVGQWMTAHGLERDIDYINQHGALSVVPVFEKTGLGGEIHDATRRSFSV from the coding sequence ATGGCAAAAGTACATGTCGTCTTTCGCAAAGAAGATATTGATGAAACAGCTTTAACAGATGGGAAAATAGCGGTTGTGTTTGACATTTTGCTCGCTACTTCCACGATTACCGCAGCACTTTCGTTTGGCGCTGCTTCTGTCATTCCGGTGCGAAATGCTGAGGAAGCGCGGGAAAAAGCCCGCCTCCTTCCAAACGGGAGCTATGAGCTTGTCGGCGAGTACGAAGGCCGGACGATTGATGGCTTTCGGCCTACGACACCGCTTTTTTTGCAAAAGTTCTGCCCGGGAAAAACGATTATTTTATCAACGACGAATGGCACGGTGGCCATCCGCAAGGCGATGCATGCCAATCATCTTTACGTCGGGAGCCTGCTGAACGGACCGGCGCTTAGCGAGCATATTTGCCGAAGGCATGTATCAGAAACGATTGTCGCGATTTGCTCCGGTTCATCGGGGCGATTTTGTCTAGAAGATTTTTATGGAGCGGGCTATTTTATTTCCTGCCTGCTGCAAAACGGTGTTTCTGCCCGCGACTTATCTGATAGCGCCATGGCAGCGTGGCTTTTTTACGAAAAATACAAGACGGAAAACGAGGGGAAAACGGTACTTGCTTCTTCGCGGGTAGGGCAGTGGATGACGGCGCATGGCCTGGAGCGGGATATCGATTATATTAATCAGCACGGCGCACTTTCCGTTGTTCCTGTATTTGAAAAAACAGGATTGGGAGGAGAAATTCACGATGCAACGAGGCGGTCATTTTCTGTATGA
- a CDS encoding IDEAL domain-containing protein, protein MYEKQYPHEGAILFNQPEEKNSYGPLAEKVLEQAIFQFQKRKLMEKIDEALVARNKALFFELSAQYNELLKKYGA, encoded by the coding sequence ATGTATGAAAAACAGTATCCTCACGAAGGCGCCATTTTATTTAACCAACCGGAAGAGAAAAACAGCTATGGTCCGCTTGCCGAGAAAGTGTTAGAGCAAGCAATCTTTCAGTTTCAAAAACGAAAGCTGATGGAAAAAATTGATGAAGCTCTTGTCGCACGCAATAAGGCCCTCTTTTTCGAACTTTCCGCCCAATATAATGAACTTTTAAAAAAATACGGTGCGTAA
- a CDS encoding TetR/AcrR family transcriptional regulator, with protein MAASIELFEQKGFSETSIQDIVDMLGVTKGTFYYYFKSKEELLMNIHLRYIEGLLEKQKNIMEDATKTVKEKVLEIVYMLIHNIEKQGRQARIFFREMKHLSEEHLKKIVEKRDLFRYNLQSLIEEGMRNGELRDDLPPSIATLTVLGAVNWSYQWFQPDGELSDFEVAKHMAVILLEGMEKK; from the coding sequence ATGGCGGCAAGCATCGAGCTATTTGAACAAAAAGGGTTTAGCGAAACTTCCATTCAAGATATTGTGGATATGCTTGGCGTGACAAAGGGAACGTTTTATTACTATTTTAAAAGCAAAGAAGAATTATTAATGAATATTCATCTTCGTTATATTGAAGGGCTGCTCGAAAAGCAAAAAAACATTATGGAAGATGCTACAAAGACGGTTAAAGAAAAAGTGCTTGAAATCGTCTACATGCTCATCCATAACATCGAGAAACAAGGAAGACAGGCGCGCATTTTTTTCCGGGAAATGAAGCATTTAAGCGAAGAACATTTAAAGAAAATTGTAGAAAAGCGGGACTTGTTTCGTTACAACCTGCAATCGTTAATAGAAGAAGGAATGAGAAACGGCGAACTACGTGACGATTTACCTCCTTCTATTGCAACGCTGACCGTTTTAGGGGCAGTAAACTGGAGCTACCAATGGTTTCAGCCTGATGGGGAATTGAGCGATTTTGAGGTAGCGAAACATATGGCTGTGATTTTACTGGAAGGAATGGAGAAAAAGTGA